The following coding sequences are from one Elusimicrobium minutum Pei191 window:
- the rpsG gene encoding 30S ribosomal protein S7 yields the protein MPRKGLRPRDRRALPEADYKYDSVLVARFVNKINFEGKKATAEKIVADSMVIIADKTKEDAMTVFNRCIETVRPLLELKARRVGGATYQVPVEVKPLRSTSLAMCWLLDAARSRKGRPMAEKLAEEIILGSKKEGAAFKKREDTHRMAEANRAFAHFKW from the coding sequence ATGCCTAGAAAAGGATTAAGACCCAGAGACAGAAGAGCTTTGCCCGAAGCCGATTATAAGTATGATTCGGTATTGGTAGCAAGGTTTGTAAATAAAATAAATTTCGAAGGTAAAAAAGCAACAGCTGAAAAAATTGTTGCGGACAGCATGGTCATCATTGCTGATAAAACCAAAGAAGACGCTATGACAGTGTTTAACCGCTGTATCGAAACAGTGCGCCCTTTACTTGAGCTTAAAGCAAGAAGAGTCGGCGGCGCCACCTATCAGGTACCGGTTGAAGTAAAACCTCTTAGAAGCACCTCGCTCGCGATGTGCTGGCTTTTAGACGCGGCCCGCTCACGCAAAGGCCGCCCTATGGCGGAAAAGCTTGCCGAAGAAATCATTTTAGGTTCTAAAAAAGAAGGCGCTGCTTTTAAGAAAAGAGAAGATACCCACAGAATGGCCGAAGCCAACAGAGCTTTTGCCCACTTTAAATGGTAA
- the rpoC gene encoding DNA-directed RNA polymerase subunit beta', translating to MSEKTKKTKRLDDLNFFDFDAIKLGIASPEQIMAWSHGEVKKPETINYRTLKPERDGLFCERIFGPTKDYECSCGKYRWVKYKGMQCDRCGVEITEAKVRRERMGHLELAVPVAHVWFLRKNPSRIGIMLDMRITDLERVVYYASYVVVEDCIDSVTGRTDYKKGELLTDVQVREARKKHGSRLKVDIGAPAVKKLLSDIDFDKEIPTLHVQLAETQSELERTKLIRRIKTMEEFKASGNRPEWMILSVLPVIPPDLRPLVPLDGGRFAASDLNDLYRRIINRNNRLKHIESLRAPEVMIYNEKRLLQEAVDALIENGARGKFFIGAGGRPLKSLSDVIKGKHGRFRQNLLGKRVDYSGRSVIVVGPSLKLHQCGLPKLMALELFKPFIIGELMKKEGVTLKAAKKMLERVRPEIWDILEQVTKNHPVMLNRAPTLHRLGIQAFEPVLIEGKAIQLHPLTCAAFNADFDGDQMAVHVPLSLEAQLEARTLMLATNNILSPASGRPIAAPSHDIVMGISFLTKVKLNDFGEGAVFGSMEEALMAYAYGKVSLHARIKVRGITAIKEDGMNEKDLKNVNTWKDYTTVGKIIFNNNLPEGWPYVNGAVGKKELAAIIDECYKSKKYGKYETVQLLDRIMKLGYNYATRSGLSISIADMIVPAAKQKYIDAAKKRIKEIQGQAEAGIITEGERYNKVIDIWTRVTDDVAVEQFKEMKKFEEAPYSGEGQRFNSVFLMADSGARGSRQQVRQLAGMRGLMAKPQKKLTGGQGEIIESPITSNFREGLSVLEYFISTHGGRKGLSDTALKTAEAGYLTRRLIDVAHNLVVMEEDCGTTNGVVVSSLMSGEEVVEPIEERILGRTSLEDVIVKIKKADGKEEEKTIIKEGDSITLEQSKLVKKYGVQNLRIRSVLTCESKNGVCGKCYGVSLVSGNISNVGDSVGIIAAQSIGEPGTQLTLRTFHIGGAASRMLSQSQAVAELGGKVTFKDIKVITNRFDNKICISRNGAIFVEAANGTIKEYKIQYGATLHIADKVTVEKGTLMAEWDPHSIPVLSETEGTARLTDVSEGITLQEERNKVTGVIERKITASRMGKKNPRIVIEGKGGKKVSLPLPVDTILLVENGEDVLAGDILAKIAKASGGTKDITSGLPRIAELFEARKPRNAAIMSEFAGVVSLETSPKGLVEIVVRSEETGQVKQYAVPQGKHLVVYEGDHVGVGEALTDGAIDPHDVLRVKGIKEVQEFLLNAIQEVYRLQGVTINDRHIEVIVRQMLGNVKIVDAGDTPLLKGEIVSRATLLKHNAQAEKEGKKIAVGDPILLGISKASLASDSFISAASFQETTKVLTDAAITGQVDTLQGLKENVIVGHLIPAGTGISAREFTKEFEAAKKK from the coding sequence ATGTCAGAAAAAACGAAAAAAACAAAAAGATTAGATGACTTAAACTTTTTTGACTTTGATGCCATTAAACTCGGCATCGCCAGCCCTGAACAGATTATGGCCTGGTCCCACGGCGAAGTTAAAAAGCCCGAAACAATTAACTACCGCACGCTTAAACCGGAGAGAGACGGCCTTTTCTGTGAACGCATTTTCGGCCCTACCAAAGATTATGAATGTTCCTGCGGCAAATACCGCTGGGTAAAATACAAAGGCATGCAGTGCGACCGTTGCGGCGTTGAAATTACCGAAGCTAAAGTAAGGCGCGAGCGTATGGGCCATTTGGAACTTGCGGTTCCCGTGGCGCACGTTTGGTTTTTACGCAAAAATCCATCCAGAATCGGCATCATGCTTGACATGAGAATAACCGACCTTGAAAGGGTTGTTTATTACGCAAGCTACGTAGTGGTTGAAGACTGTATTGACTCCGTTACCGGCAGAACAGATTATAAAAAAGGCGAACTTCTTACTGACGTCCAGGTTAGAGAAGCCCGCAAAAAACACGGTTCGCGCTTGAAAGTTGATATTGGCGCTCCCGCCGTTAAAAAACTTTTGTCCGACATTGATTTTGACAAAGAAATACCGACTCTTCACGTTCAGTTGGCTGAAACGCAGTCCGAACTTGAAAGAACCAAACTTATAAGACGCATTAAAACCATGGAAGAATTTAAAGCCAGCGGCAACAGGCCCGAATGGATGATTTTATCCGTACTGCCCGTTATTCCGCCGGATTTAAGACCTTTAGTTCCGCTCGACGGCGGACGTTTTGCCGCGTCTGACTTAAATGATTTATACAGAAGAATCATTAACAGAAACAACCGTCTTAAACATATTGAAAGTTTAAGAGCGCCCGAAGTAATGATTTATAATGAAAAAAGACTCCTTCAGGAAGCTGTTGACGCTTTAATCGAAAACGGCGCCAGAGGCAAGTTCTTTATAGGCGCTGGCGGCAGACCGCTTAAATCTTTATCCGACGTTATTAAAGGTAAACACGGCCGTTTCAGACAGAACCTTTTAGGTAAACGCGTTGACTATTCAGGCCGTTCTGTTATTGTGGTAGGCCCCAGCCTTAAACTTCACCAGTGCGGTTTGCCTAAGTTAATGGCTCTTGAACTTTTTAAACCTTTTATCATCGGCGAACTTATGAAAAAAGAAGGCGTTACTCTTAAAGCCGCCAAAAAGATGTTAGAAAGGGTAAGACCCGAAATTTGGGATATTTTAGAACAGGTTACAAAAAACCATCCTGTAATGTTAAACCGCGCGCCAACGCTTCACAGGCTTGGTATACAGGCTTTCGAGCCGGTTTTAATTGAAGGTAAAGCTATTCAGCTTCACCCGTTAACCTGCGCCGCCTTCAACGCTGACTTCGACGGTGACCAGATGGCTGTTCACGTTCCGTTGTCGCTTGAAGCGCAGCTTGAGGCCCGCACATTGATGCTTGCCACAAACAATATTTTATCACCCGCTTCAGGCCGCCCTATAGCGGCGCCGTCGCATGATATTGTTATGGGTATCAGCTTTTTAACAAAAGTTAAACTCAACGACTTCGGCGAAGGGGCTGTTTTCGGCAGCATGGAAGAAGCTTTAATGGCGTATGCTTACGGCAAAGTTTCGCTGCACGCAAGAATTAAAGTGCGCGGAATTACGGCTATTAAAGAAGACGGCATGAATGAAAAAGATTTAAAAAATGTTAACACATGGAAAGATTATACAACCGTGGGTAAAATTATTTTTAATAATAACTTGCCCGAAGGCTGGCCCTATGTTAACGGTGCCGTAGGCAAAAAAGAACTTGCCGCTATTATAGACGAATGCTATAAGAGCAAAAAATACGGCAAATATGAAACTGTTCAACTTTTAGACAGAATTATGAAGCTTGGTTACAATTACGCCACGCGTTCAGGTCTTTCAATCTCTATCGCTGATATGATTGTTCCCGCGGCGAAACAGAAATACATTGACGCGGCTAAAAAGAGAATTAAAGAAATTCAGGGCCAGGCCGAAGCCGGTATCATCACCGAAGGCGAAAGATACAATAAAGTTATTGATATCTGGACCCGCGTTACCGACGACGTTGCTGTAGAACAGTTTAAAGAAATGAAAAAGTTTGAAGAGGCTCCTTATTCAGGTGAAGGGCAGAGGTTTAACTCTGTTTTCTTAATGGCTGACTCAGGGGCCAGAGGTTCCAGACAACAGGTTAGACAGCTTGCCGGCATGAGAGGTTTGATGGCTAAACCGCAAAAGAAACTTACCGGCGGTCAGGGCGAAATTATTGAATCCCCCATTACCTCAAACTTTAGAGAGGGCTTGTCCGTATTGGAATACTTTATTTCCACTCACGGTGGCCGTAAAGGTTTGTCGGACACAGCTCTTAAAACAGCTGAAGCCGGTTACTTAACCCGCCGTCTTATTGACGTGGCGCACAATCTTGTGGTTATGGAAGAAGACTGCGGCACAACAAACGGCGTTGTGGTTTCCTCACTTATGAGCGGCGAGGAAGTTGTTGAACCTATTGAAGAAAGAATTTTAGGCCGCACCAGCTTGGAAGACGTTATTGTAAAAATCAAAAAAGCTGACGGCAAAGAAGAAGAAAAAACAATTATTAAAGAAGGCGATTCTATTACGTTAGAACAATCTAAGCTTGTTAAAAAATACGGCGTGCAAAACCTGCGTATCCGTTCAGTGCTTACCTGCGAATCCAAAAACGGCGTTTGCGGTAAATGTTACGGCGTGAGCTTGGTTTCAGGCAATATTTCTAACGTGGGCGATTCCGTAGGTATTATCGCGGCTCAGTCAATCGGCGAGCCGGGTACGCAGCTTACGCTCAGAACCTTCCACATCGGCGGCGCGGCTTCACGTATGTTAAGCCAGTCACAAGCCGTTGCCGAACTCGGCGGTAAAGTAACTTTTAAAGATATTAAAGTTATTACCAACAGGTTTGATAATAAAATTTGTATTTCAAGAAACGGGGCTATCTTTGTAGAGGCCGCAAATGGTACAATTAAAGAATACAAGATTCAATACGGCGCCACATTGCATATTGCCGATAAAGTGACTGTAGAAAAAGGCACTTTAATGGCAGAATGGGATCCGCACTCAATACCCGTGCTTTCCGAAACGGAAGGTACAGCCAGGCTTACTGACGTTTCCGAAGGTATTACCTTACAAGAAGAAAGAAACAAAGTTACCGGTGTTATTGAAAGAAAAATCACTGCCAGCCGTATGGGCAAAAAGAACCCCAGAATCGTTATCGAAGGTAAAGGCGGCAAAAAAGTAAGTTTGCCGTTGCCTGTAGATACAATTTTATTAGTTGAAAACGGTGAAGATGTTCTTGCCGGCGACATTTTGGCTAAAATCGCCAAAGCGTCAGGCGGTACAAAGGATATCACCAGCGGCCTTCCCAGAATCGCGGAGCTTTTTGAAGCCCGCAAGCCGAGGAACGCGGCTATTATGTCTGAGTTCGCCGGTGTAGTCAGCTTAGAAACATCACCGAAAGGTTTGGTTGAAATCGTTGTAAGAAGCGAAGAAACCGGCCAGGTTAAACAATACGCGGTTCCCCAAGGTAAACATTTAGTTGTTTACGAAGGCGACCATGTGGGCGTAGGCGAAGCTCTAACAGACGGCGCCATTGACCCGCACGACGTATTACGCGTAAAAGGTATTAAAGAAGTACAGGAATTTTTACTTAACGCTATTCAGGAAGTTTACCGCTTACAGGGCGTTACGATTAACGACAGACATATTGAAGTTATTGTCCGCCAGATGTTGGGCAACGTAAAAATCGTTGACGCTGGCGACACGCCTTTATTAAAAGGCGAAATTGTAAGCCGCGCGACATTGTTAAAACATAATGCGCAGGCGGAAAAAGAAGGCAAAAAGATTGCGGTTGGAGACCCGATACTTTTAGGTATCAGCAAGGCTTCACTCGCGTCTGATTCTTTCATCTCCGCGGCCAGCTTCCAAGAAACGACCAAAGTCTTAACAGACGCGGCTATCACGGGCCAGGTAGACACATTACAAGGCTTAAAAGAGAACGTTATCGTGGGCCATTTAATACCTGCAGGTACGGGTATTTCCGCGAGAGAATTCACAAAAGAATTCGAAGCGGCTAAAAAGAAGTAA
- the fusA gene encoding elongation factor G: MAEFKTYPVEKIRNIGIIAHIDAGKTTTSERILFYTGKVHKIGETHDGASVTDWMEQERERGITITAAAVYCVWKDCQLNIIDTPGHVDFTAEVERSLRVLDGAVTCFDGVQGVEPQSETVWRQADKYHVPRIAYINKMDRIGASFDKSYKSIREKLGANACPIQYPIGAEDEFKGMVDLVTMKALIWEGDQNGAKFNEHEIPADVKDICEKLRTEMIEKIADFDESVMERYLGGETEFSVEEIRSAIRKATLTGKFFPVVCGSSYKNKGVQPLLDAVTYYLPSPNDLPPVKGTNPDTGEPEERKLVKTEPFSALLFKIQTDPFVGKLTFFRIYSGTLSAGDTVYFPGKNASERVGRIMRMHADKREEVKYLEAGEIAATVALKNAQVGQTICSPDKPIILESITFPEPVIQIAVEPKSKEDEEKMGNALSRLAEEDQTFRIKTDEETNQTVISGMGELHLDIIVDRLKREFNVQANVGKPQVAYRETVTRSVSNETKYIRQSGGRGQYGHVILRIEPNEKGKGFTFLNEITQGRIPKEYIPAIEKGCKEALDSGALAGYPLVDIKVAVTDGSFHEVDSSEMAFKIAASMCLKEGAKKAGAVLLEPIMKVEVVAPEANLGDIIGDLSSRRAQIGEMGMRSNVRFVRAQVPLAEMFGYATTVRSLSQGRASFTMEPSEYAEVPANVAKAIIEKKTEAGASK, translated from the coding sequence ATGGCTGAATTTAAAACATACCCAGTAGAAAAGATTAGAAACATCGGTATTATCGCCCACATTGACGCTGGTAAAACAACTACATCTGAACGTATTTTGTTTTACACAGGTAAAGTTCATAAAATCGGCGAAACACATGACGGCGCTTCCGTTACCGACTGGATGGAACAGGAAAGGGAAAGAGGTATTACAATTACCGCAGCGGCTGTATATTGTGTTTGGAAAGACTGTCAGTTAAACATTATTGACACTCCCGGACACGTGGACTTTACGGCTGAAGTAGAGCGCTCTTTGCGCGTTTTGGACGGAGCTGTCACCTGTTTTGACGGCGTGCAGGGCGTTGAGCCCCAGTCTGAAACCGTTTGGAGACAGGCTGATAAATACCATGTTCCCAGAATTGCTTATATTAATAAGATGGACAGAATCGGCGCGAGCTTTGACAAATCTTATAAGTCTATAAGAGAAAAGCTTGGCGCGAACGCCTGCCCCATTCAGTACCCTATCGGCGCTGAAGATGAATTTAAAGGCATGGTTGATTTAGTTACCATGAAAGCTTTAATTTGGGAAGGCGACCAAAACGGCGCAAAATTTAACGAACATGAAATTCCCGCCGATGTCAAAGATATTTGCGAAAAATTAAGAACGGAAATGATTGAAAAAATCGCCGATTTTGATGAGTCTGTTATGGAACGCTATTTAGGCGGAGAAACGGAATTTTCCGTTGAAGAAATCAGATCCGCTATAAGAAAAGCCACCTTAACGGGTAAATTTTTTCCCGTAGTGTGCGGTTCTTCTTATAAAAACAAAGGCGTGCAGCCTTTGTTAGATGCCGTTACATATTATCTTCCCTCACCTAACGATTTGCCGCCCGTTAAAGGCACAAACCCCGATACAGGTGAACCGGAAGAAAGAAAACTTGTTAAAACGGAACCCTTCAGCGCGCTTCTTTTTAAAATTCAAACCGATCCATTTGTCGGGAAATTGACATTTTTCCGTATTTATTCCGGCACGTTAAGCGCGGGCGACACAGTGTATTTCCCGGGCAAAAATGCAAGCGAACGCGTGGGCCGTATCATGCGCATGCACGCCGATAAACGTGAAGAGGTTAAATATCTTGAAGCGGGTGAAATCGCCGCAACGGTAGCGTTAAAAAACGCGCAGGTCGGGCAGACAATTTGTTCGCCTGATAAACCGATTATCTTGGAAAGCATTACTTTCCCTGAACCTGTTATCCAAATCGCGGTTGAGCCTAAATCTAAAGAAGACGAAGAAAAGATGGGCAACGCGCTTTCACGTTTGGCTGAAGAAGACCAGACTTTCCGCATTAAAACAGATGAAGAAACAAACCAAACCGTTATTTCCGGTATGGGTGAACTTCATCTTGACATTATCGTTGACCGTTTGAAAAGAGAGTTCAACGTTCAGGCTAACGTCGGTAAACCCCAGGTCGCTTACAGGGAAACAGTTACCAGATCCGTCAGCAATGAAACAAAATATATCAGACAGTCCGGCGGTAGAGGTCAATACGGTCACGTTATTTTAAGAATTGAACCTAACGAAAAAGGTAAAGGTTTTACCTTCCTTAACGAAATTACCCAGGGCCGTATTCCTAAAGAATACATCCCCGCTATTGAAAAAGGTTGTAAAGAAGCTCTTGATTCAGGCGCGCTAGCAGGTTATCCGCTTGTTGATATTAAAGTTGCCGTTACAGACGGGTCCTTCCACGAAGTTGACTCCTCCGAAATGGCCTTTAAAATCGCCGCTTCAATGTGTTTAAAAGAAGGCGCCAAAAAAGCCGGCGCGGTTCTTTTGGAACCTATCATGAAAGTCGAAGTTGTTGCTCCCGAAGCCAACTTGGGCGACATTATCGGCGATCTTAGCTCCCGCAGAGCGCAAATCGGCGAAATGGGCATGAGAAGCAATGTTCGCTTTGTAAGAGCGCAAGTTCCGCTTGCCGAAATGTTCGGTTACGCTACAACGGTGCGTTCCCTTTCACAGGGCAGAGCCAGCTTTACAATGGAACCCAGCGAATACGCTGAAGTTCCTGCCAATGTTGCGAAAGCAATCATTGAAAAGAAAACAGAAGCTGGTGCTTCTAAATAA
- the rpsJ gene encoding 30S ribosomal protein S10 — translation MSEKNVEKKAAKQLISQERIRIKLRSYDHRMLDQSVSRIVDTAKKTGAIVSGPVLLPVRIKKYTLLRSPHTDKKSREQFEMRIHKRLIDLKSPTAKTVDELMKLDLPAGVDVAIKSN, via the coding sequence ATGTCAGAAAAAAATGTAGAAAAAAAAGCTGCAAAACAGCTTATCAGCCAGGAAAGAATTCGTATTAAACTTCGTTCTTATGACCACAGGATGTTAGACCAAAGCGTAAGCAGAATTGTTGACACTGCCAAAAAAACAGGCGCAATAGTTTCCGGTCCCGTACTTCTTCCCGTAAGAATTAAAAAGTACACATTGCTCCGCTCACCTCATACAGACAAAAAATCCAGAGAGCAGTTTGAAATGCGCATTCACAAAAGATTAATTGACCTTAAAAGCCCTACAGCCAAGACGGTTGACGAGCTTATGAAGCTTGATCTTCCCGCGGGCGTAGACGTTGCAATTAAAAGCAACTAA
- the rpsL gene encoding 30S ribosomal protein S12, with protein MPTVNQLVRQGRTMNKTKTKSPALMSCPQRRGVCTRVYTTTPKKPNSALRKVARVKLTSKVEVTAYIPGVGHNLQEHSIVLVRGGRVKDLPGVRYHIIRGALDASGVENRKQGRSLYGVKRPKAAK; from the coding sequence ATGCCAACAGTAAATCAATTAGTCAGACAGGGCAGAACAATGAACAAGACTAAAACAAAGTCACCTGCTCTTATGTCGTGTCCGCAAAGACGCGGCGTCTGTACTCGTGTCTATACCACAACCCCTAAAAAGCCTAACTCTGCTTTAAGAAAGGTTGCCCGTGTTAAATTAACATCAAAAGTTGAAGTCACCGCTTATATTCCCGGCGTGGGACATAACTTGCAAGAACACAGCATCGTCTTAGTAAGAGGCGGCCGTGTAAAAGACTTGCCGGGTGTAAGGTATCACATTATCCGCGGTGCGTTAGACGCATCAGGCGTAGAAAACAGAAAACAGGGCCGCTCTCTTTACGGTGTTAAGAGACCTAAGGCCGCTAAATAG
- a CDS encoding type IV pilin protein: MKKGFTLIELLVVVLIIGILAAIALPQYNKAVEKSRAAEAFIMVKAIKDARDRYFLATGKMPSTFDELDIDIPGAACSSPPHNPKDCKATKMYMYGLFDTAVSGYRVSVPGFEIAYYDNNSSFVNLRGHFVCGVGAGIENRDRYLSVCKSISGKSSPTFTNANGDHFVF; encoded by the coding sequence ATGAAAAAAGGCTTTACGTTAATTGAGCTATTGGTTGTTGTTCTTATTATAGGCATACTTGCCGCTATCGCTTTGCCGCAGTATAATAAAGCGGTAGAAAAATCCCGCGCGGCGGAAGCTTTTATTATGGTTAAAGCGATAAAAGACGCCAGAGACCGCTACTTCCTCGCAACCGGGAAAATGCCTTCAACTTTTGATGAGCTTGATATTGACATTCCCGGGGCAGCCTGTTCATCACCGCCACATAATCCCAAAGATTGTAAGGCCACAAAAATGTATATGTACGGATTGTTTGATACGGCTGTCTCAGGCTACCGGGTGAGCGTTCCCGGTTTTGAAATAGCGTATTATGATAATAACAGCAGCTTTGTGAATTTAAGGGGGCATTTTGTTTGCGGTGTAGGCGCGGGTATCGAAAACAGAGACAGGTACCTTTCGGTATGTAAATCTATCAGCGGCAAAAGCAGCCCCACTTTTACAAACGCAAACGGCGATCATTTTGTTTTTTAA
- a CDS encoding type IV pilin protein, which produces MQRKHSFFRSAYPRYSYIKNKAFTLIELLVVVLIIGILAAIALPQYTKAVDRARLSESILLARAFSDANQRYMLAVGECTPSLDDLDIELPLNPKKYALSYDKNNNCLLSIDIPNKNFRIRAWGTPVAAANCPNGDCIYCNGANEEGEKLCQTFGAYDFTGNPSNTKYYRIK; this is translated from the coding sequence ATGCAGCGAAAACACTCTTTTTTCCGCTCTGCGTATCCGCGTTATTCTTACATTAAAAACAAAGCCTTTACATTAATTGAGCTATTGGTTGTTGTTCTTATTATAGGCATACTTGCCGCTATCGCTTTACCGCAATATACTAAAGCCGTGGACAGAGCAAGACTCTCTGAAAGTATTTTGCTCGCAAGGGCATTTTCTGACGCAAACCAGCGTTATATGCTTGCTGTCGGGGAATGTACTCCGTCATTGGATGATTTAGATATTGAATTACCGTTAAACCCTAAAAAGTATGCCCTGTCATATGATAAAAATAATAATTGCTTATTATCAATAGATATTCCTAATAAAAATTTTAGAATCAGGGCTTGGGGAACGCCTGTCGCCGCAGCCAACTGCCCTAACGGTGACTGCATATATTGTAACGGAGCTAATGAGGAAGGGGAAAAACTTTGCCAAACATTCGGCGCTTATGATTTTACGGGCAACCCAAGCAATACCAAATATTATAGGATTAAATAA
- the tuf gene encoding elongation factor Tu yields MAKEKFVRTKPHVNVGTIGHVDHGKTTLTTALTKVLAKEGKAKEMGYADIAKGGVVRDASKIVTVAVSHVEYESDKRHYAHIDCPGHADYIKNMITGAAQMDGAILVVSAQDGPMPQTREHVLLAKQVNVPKLVVFLNKVDLADAELLDLVEMEIRDLLSKYEFDGDNTPIIRGSALKAIEGDSSPIGEPSIKALLEALDTWIPEPKRETDKPFLMAVEDVFSITGRGTVATGRIERGVVKVGDTIEIIGFRDTMNTVATGIEMFRKLLDQGEAGDNVGVLLRGVEKNQIERGQVLAAPKSIKPHTKFKGQVYILKKDEGGRHTPLTPGYKPQFYFRTTDVTGELKFAGDMIMPGDNAEIEVTLITPVAMEEGLRFAIREGGRTVGAGVVTKVIE; encoded by the coding sequence ATGGCTAAAGAAAAGTTTGTAAGAACAAAGCCGCACGTTAACGTAGGCACGATCGGTCACGTTGACCACGGTAAAACGACATTGACGACAGCATTGACGAAGGTATTAGCGAAAGAAGGGAAAGCTAAAGAGATGGGATATGCTGACATAGCGAAAGGGGGCGTAGTAAGAGACGCTTCAAAGATTGTTACGGTGGCGGTATCACACGTAGAATATGAATCGGACAAAAGGCATTATGCGCACATAGACTGTCCGGGACACGCTGATTATATTAAGAACATGATAACGGGAGCGGCGCAGATGGACGGTGCGATATTGGTAGTATCGGCGCAAGACGGTCCTATGCCGCAGACGAGAGAGCACGTATTGTTAGCGAAACAGGTTAACGTACCAAAGCTTGTGGTATTTTTAAACAAAGTAGACTTAGCGGACGCGGAGTTATTGGACTTAGTTGAAATGGAAATCAGAGATTTGTTAAGCAAATATGAATTTGACGGAGACAATACGCCGATAATCAGAGGATCCGCGTTAAAAGCGATAGAAGGGGACAGTTCACCTATAGGGGAACCTTCGATAAAAGCATTATTGGAAGCGCTTGACACATGGATACCTGAGCCGAAGAGAGAAACGGACAAGCCGTTTTTGATGGCGGTAGAAGACGTATTTTCGATTACGGGGCGCGGAACAGTGGCTACGGGCAGAATTGAAAGAGGTGTGGTAAAAGTAGGCGATACGATAGAGATAATCGGTTTTAGAGACACGATGAACACGGTAGCTACGGGTATAGAAATGTTCCGTAAGTTATTAGATCAGGGAGAGGCTGGCGATAACGTAGGGGTATTGCTTAGAGGCGTAGAAAAGAACCAGATTGAAAGAGGTCAGGTATTAGCGGCTCCTAAGTCAATCAAACCGCACACAAAGTTCAAAGGTCAGGTATATATTTTGAAGAAGGATGAAGGTGGCAGACATACGCCGTTGACACCAGGATATAAACCTCAGTTTTACTTTAGAACAACGGACGTTACTGGCGAATTGAAATTTGCGGGCGATATGATAATGCCTGGAGATAACGCGGAGATAGAAGTAACGTTGATTACGCCTGTGGCGATGGAAGAAGGCTTAAGATTCGCGATAAGAGAAGGCGGCAGGACAGTAGGCGCCGGCGTAGTAACAAAAGTTATCGAGTAA